A single window of Liolophura sinensis isolate JHLJ2023 chromosome 6, CUHK_Ljap_v2, whole genome shotgun sequence DNA harbors:
- the LOC135468887 gene encoding procathepsin L-like produces MSYSVNAWLLVLGCVTVWYCQAVDHSTDLEWKLWTRRFDKSYATQAEESLRKTTWLHNRALVLEHNNRPGVTFRMGLNSLADQSAANRSRIQLPWARDNRIPISGRNSHAPAEFDWRKKGVVLPVIDQGQIGSVLAYVTRDAVSSYGAIHMGSLFNLSVRRSLTAAETAMLGPVFECVHKIGGLCLAQDYNTSDCQRPTCKQVGQVDGGRTVTSGDEADLQMAVLKTPVLVAIDASQVSFQMYQAGIYDDPNCSPTRLDHALLLVGYGKDSSGNEYWICKNSWGKAWGMQGYVYMSRNKRNQCGIASAATYPV; encoded by the exons ATGTCATACTCTGTTAACGCTTGGCTCCTTGTGTTAGGTTGTGTGACGGTCTGGTACTGCCAGGCAGTAGATCACAGCACTGATTTAGAATGGAAACTATGGACACGGCGGTTCGACAAAAGCTATGCTACCCAAGCAGAAGAATCACTGAGGAAAACGACATGGTTGCACAACCGCGCGTTAGTTTTGGAGCACAACAATCGGCCTGGGGTCACATTCCGAATGGGCCTTAACAGTTTAGCCGATCAG TCCGCGGCCAACCGGTCTAGGATTCAGTTACCATGGGCCAGGGACAACCGAATACCCATCTCTGGCAGAAATTCCCATGCCCCAGCCGAGTTCGACTGGCGGAAGAAAGGGGTGGTTTTGCCGGTGATCGATCAGGGACAAATCGGTTCAGTGCTTGCCTACGTCACAAGAG ATGCTGTGTCGAGTTATGGGGCCATCCACATGGGATCATTGTTCAACCTTAGCGTCAGGAGGTCGCTGACTGCTGCGGAAACTGCCATGCTAGGACCAGTATTTGAATGTGTCCATAAAATTGGGGGACTGTGTTTGGCACAGGATTATAACACGTCAGATTGTCAACGTCCCACCTGTAAACAAGTCGGACAG GTGGATGGGGGCCGGACCGTAACAAGCGGAGACGAAGCTGACCTACAGATGGCTGTTCTCAAGACCCCGGTGTTAGTGGCGATAGACGCGAGCCAAGTCTCCTTTCAGATGTATCAAGCTGGTATTTACGACGATCCGAACTGTAGCCCTACACGGCTAGACCACGCCTTACTTCTCGTGGGATACGGGAAAGACAGTTCTGGCAATGAGTATTGGATTTGTAAGAACAGCTGGG GGAAAGCGTGGGGAATGCAAGGCTACGTGTACATGTCCAGAAACAAGAGGAACCAGTGTGGAATAGCCT
- the LOC135467870 gene encoding uncharacterized protein KIAA0930-like, whose product MLSSIAAERSREQSGSNNEKVDGFEVLSVSSFWTDLFSRHFLEREDGKDDSRDDMLFYVKKIENGKGKGHLVDIEVYRRQDAKKPELTDSTVNWEETVYLNIILHQFEYTATVAICTRTSLKELQILKKFTQRVYPSPSKRRMDSKGTEEEMAYPNIYFAVDNFEEIFSEIIVRDSEMVCVELVASDRDGTLQGVLFLGSIRYEALRNVYDARASLTSRLAQNMSLGWFKGHKRVEFMRMRGPHGKGHAEMAVSRVKGSGPETPDLENFPVEDFDDQNQYSSRRMSDPSNSIGSYVRGGFRRALSMKKSRSETENVEGITSNGCTEVEANTIHEELAYGEHYDGFIGKSFGQAWHWFKERRRAGSVALHSYLTYVTLPWHRIIADVLEVKQQPVLDFKPHS is encoded by the exons ATGCTTTCTTCCATCGCTGCTGAACGGTCGAGAGAGCAGTCTGGATCTAATAATG AAAAAGTTGATGGGTTTGAGGTACTATCTGTGAGCAGTTTTTGGACAGATCTCTTTTCTCGCCACTTCTTAGAGCGTGAGGATGGCAAAGATGACAGCCGAGATGATATGTTGTTTTATGTCAAAAAGATTGAAAATGGAAAGGGTAAAGGTCACTTG GTTGACATAGAGGTGTACAGGAGACAGGACGCAAAGAAGCCAGAACTTACAGACAGTACAGTGAACTGGGAGGAGACAGTTTACTTGAATATTATATTACATCAG tttgagTACACCGCCACAGTTGCTATTTGTACAAGAACAAGCCTTAAAGAGCTGCAGATACTTAAGAAATTTACACAG AGGGTATATCCATCACCAAGCAAACGCAGGATGGACAGCAAAGGAACGGAAGAGGAGATGGCATATCCTAACATTTACTTTGCAGTTGATAATTTTGAGGAG ATATTCAGCGAAATAATTGTGCGAGACAGTgagatggtttgtgttgaactaGTGGCATCAGACAGAGATGGTACATTACAGGGGGTTTTGTTCCTGGGATCAATACGATACGAGGCCCTGAGAAATGTATACGATGCTAGG GCTAGCCTGACATCACGACTTGCACAGAACATGTCACTAGGCTGGTTCAAGGGTCACAAGAGGGTAGAGTTCATGCGCATGAGAGGGCCACATGGTAAAGGTCACGCAGAGATGGCGGTCAGCCGAGTGAAAGGGTCAGGGCCAGAGACACCAGATTTAGAAAACTTCCCTGTAGAAGACTTTGATGATCAG AACCAGTATTCCTCCCGCCGTATGAGTGATCCCAGCAATAGCATAGGCTCCTATGTGCGCGGGGGCTTCAGAAGAGCCCTCAGCATGAAGAAATCCCGATCCGAGACAGAAAATGTTGAAGGTATAACCAGTAATGGTTGTACTGAAGTGGAAGCTAATACAATACATGAAG AGCTGGCATATGGAGAACATTATGATGGCTTCATAGGGAAATCTTTTGGTCAAGCTTGGCACTGGTTCAAAGAACGTCGACGTGCAGGAAGTGTGGCATTACATTCCTATCTTACTTATGTCACGTTGCCATGGCATAGGATTATTGCAG atGTATTAGAAGTAAAGCAGCAACCAGTTCTGGACTTCAAACCACACAGCTGA